DNA from Doryrhamphus excisus isolate RoL2022-K1 chromosome 19, RoL_Dexc_1.0, whole genome shotgun sequence:
CTGCTCTTCCTTCACGTTTTTCAGCGAGTACCCGAGCATGCTGCGCGACTGGTAGCCCGTTTTGGCGACAGTACCGGACTCCCATTCCACTTTGGGCTCAAAGCCAGTCTTCTCTTTGCAAGCGGAGCAGCTACAGTGCATGGGGGCCGCCTTCATGGGGCTCCCTTTTAGTTTTGGTGAGCGCCCTTTGTGTTTGACTCGAGGGGGCTGTTTTTGGGGTGCAGCAGGATTCTTGCAGTCAGATGCGACGGAAGCGCTCGAGGGCGCTTTTACTCGTGGCTTCGTCACCGCAGACGAGCTGGTCAACTTCAGCAGGGCGGCGGCGTTGAGACCGGCCAGTCTCCTCGGTGTGGGTGTATCCAGAATGTCCAAACTCAACCTTCTACTCTCACCGACTCTGGTGGTTTTTCTCCTGACCTTCACAGAGATTCGGCACTGGTCTGGCTTGTGAGACGAGGAGGGTTTAGCAACATTCAGAGCTGGCGCGGTGGGGCTCCTGGCCGCCGGAAACCCACCCGGGGAAAGCGCTCCACTTGCGGGCTCCTCCTGTCTTTTAGCTTGTTTGACTGCCGGTTGGTCAGTGGCTCTTTCCAGTAGCAGGCTGTTCACCGCCTCGGCGTTGAGCGAGGCGAGGCGGCGCTTGCGTGGTTGCGAGACGTGTACGAAGTCACTCCGCTTGGATTTGACTTTTGATGTCATCTTGTCCTCTGGTCTTACGCCAATCCCACCTTTCCTGGCCTTGTCGGGCACCTTTCTCTCTACAGGTTTCTTTTGCCCGCGGGGGCTTTCCTCCAACCTTGTGAGGAGCACATGGCACCTAAGCCCCTCCCCCATTCTCCCCCTTAGTGGATACAACTTCCTGTCCCATTTTTTATCGCAGTCCAGTTTCTGGGTATGATCAGATCCCTTGTCCTTCATCATCTTCCTTCCGTGGACGACTGCACTTATCTTCTTGGTGCGGCCGAAGCGGAGAGAGCGCTCGGGCTGGTCGCCGCCCATAGCGCCACCATGCAGCCACGGAGGGCTGCGGTCCCGGTGTTGGTTGGAACCCCTTTGCTTGGTGTGGGTCATCACATGCTTCTTGACTGGGCCTGGGGGCACACGGAAATAAAGATGGTTTACTTTTGGCAGTTGTGGATCGGATCCAGACCTCATGGGCACCAGGCTTGTTTTGGGcagccattttatttttagtcttagCCTATTGGGTGAAAAGTCACAGTTgagtcatttttttgtcttagtctagtttcagtaaaaaataaataaatagtaaagaaATTgtatgagggctgcacggcggtctagtggttagcgcgcagacctcacagctaggagaccagggttcaattccaccctcggccatctctgtgtggaatttgtgggttttccccgggtacaccggtttcctcccacattccaaaaacatgctaggttaattggtgactccaaattgtccataggtatgaatgtgagtgtgaatggttgtttgtctatatgtgccctgtgaagcggttgaaaatgaatgaattaattaatgaaattgtATGAGGAAAAAACCAAAGAGGACACATGACTTGTCACGTCCCATGTTTAGCTCGTCCCCGTTTCGATTTTGTCAACGATGGACTCTCACCATCGTTGAAGAAAACAACCCTGGTGTGCACCTTGGACACTTTTTGGTACTGGGGGAAACGAAAGCACCAGAGAAAGACCTAGCGATGAGGTGGTCAGAGCGCTTGGATCTCGAACCAAACCAGAAGCTTTCTTGCTGGGAGGCTGAAAGTGGTCAAAAGGAGGATCTTCATGGAAAGAAAGCAGATGGCACCAAACCAAACGGGGC
Protein-coding regions in this window:
- the LOC131107426 gene encoding bromo adjacent homology domain-containing 1 protein-like isoform X4, with translation MTHTKQRGSNQHRDRSPPWLHGGAMGGDQPERSLRFGRTKKISAVVHGRKMMKDKGSDHTQKLDCDKKWDRKLYPLRGRMGEGLRCHVLLTRLEESPRGQKKPVERKVPDKARKGGIGVRPEDKMTSKVKSKRSDFVHVSQPRKRRLASLNAEAVNSLLLERATDQPAVKQAKRQEEPASGALSPGGFPAARSPTAPALNVAKPSSSHKPDQCRISVKVRRKTTRVGESRRLSLDILDTPTPRRLAGLNAAALLKLTSSSAVTKPRVKAPSSASVASDCKNPAAPQKQPPRVKHKGRSPKLKGSPMKAAPMHCSCSACKEKTGFEPKVEWESGTVAKTGYQSRSMLGYSLKNVKEEQLETELSPCYCCPPGGSVEYCHRLAFFLGQQPYAESGDQPISSAVAPVKRECLVTSPPLTHSHPALTLSHHPCLCYYVHITPHPPHTGASAPPLTSRRLSFSPPGLCPDRTIGSKPPGAPVRHTSGMPHPPHPSCCSTVGSPCCGQACGINNYTCRCQHLPPLHSRGCSFSAGCTGCSQGIKTETFSSPQGDHSPTQTNPHLQQQPRAGLKASAENPPGTKASANGRRHSPQQLPPSPPSPCKLKKVVRRRATNGWRPVGTPAEKEVFIAGEDETALRLCYEGVERDGEVIRVRDTVLLRSGPRKKSLPYVAKISALWEDPKSERDLCLSTSRREQRGLH
- the LOC131107426 gene encoding bromo adjacent homology domain-containing 1 protein-like isoform X3; the encoded protein is MTHTKQRGSNQHRDRSPPWLHGGAMGGDQPERSLRFGRTKKISAVVHGRKMMKDKGSDHTQKLDCDKKWDRKLYPLRGRMGEGLRCHVLLTRLEESPRGQKKPVERKVPDKARKGGIGVRPEDKMTSKVKSKRSDFVHVSQPRKRRLASLNAEAVNSLLLERATDQPAVKQAKRQEEPASGALSPGGFPAARSPTAPALNVAKPSSSHKPDQCRISVKVRRKTTRVGESRRLSLDILDTPTPRRLAGLNAAALLKLTSSSAVTKPRVKAPSSASVASDCKNPAAPQKQPPRVKHKGRSPKLKGSPMKAAPMHCSCSACKEKTGFEPKVEWESGTVAKTGYQSRSMLGYSLKNVKEEQLETELSPCYCCPPGGSVEYCHRLAFFLGQQPYAESGDQPISSAVAPVKRECLVTSPPLTHSHPALTLSHHPCLCYYVHITPHPPHTGASAPPLTSRRLSFSPPGLCPDRTIGSKPPGAPVRHTSGMPHPPHPSCCSTVGSPCCGQACGINNYTCRCQHLPPLHSRGCSFSAGCTGCSQGIKTETFSSPQGDHSPTQTNPHLQQQPRAGLKASAENPPGTKASANGRRHSPQQLPPSPPSPCKLKKVVRRRATNGWRPVGTPAEKEVFIAGEDETALRLCYEGVERDGEVIRVRDTVLLRSGPRKKSLPYVAKISALWEDPKSGELMMSLFWYYRPEHTQGGRDPGAH